A segment of the archaeon BMS3Bbin15 genome:
GACTTCTTTCAGACAGGGAAGGAAGGCGGGGCCTGCATCGGGTTAAAGAGTAATGGCAGATAACATAAAACGTGCAGTTCGCCTAAAAAAAATCGTTTATTCATGTTATTGTGTGCACAGGGGAATTGTGAAAGAACTGACATTTAACTTTGATAGTATTGATAACGGTTTTAAGTGCAGGCGCTGTGGCATATGTTGCTTCGGAGACAGCAGGAGCATAGGAATAAAACTCTTCTATCAGGAAGTGTCGCAGATACAGGAGCATCTTTCATCTAAAAGCTCTGATTGCATGGAAGAATTTGCCTGGGACTATGCCACCTTTGCAGGTATGGCAGAGTTCATAGGAAACCCTGAATTTTTTAAAGACCTCTCAAACCAGCTTCAGGACTTCTTTTTTGCAGTGGGAAGAAGTTTTGACTCCAGCAACTTCTTTGTCGAGTACTATGTTCTAAAAACTCTGCAGGATTCAGGCAGATGCATATTCTTCAACCCTCTTGCCAATACCTGCTTTATCCATGAGGCAAGGCCAATGACATGCAGACTATACCCTTACTATGCCACAATAGACCTTGGCAGAGGCAGAATAAAGTTCAGAGAATACAGTGAAGAATGCCTGGGATTGAATAAAGAAGATAAAAGCGATGCATTGAAGCTCAGCGGTGAAGCCATTGCTCTTGCTTCAACCATAAGGGGGCATTATTCCACTCTGGCAGAATTTCTGGGTGGTGAGGAAAGTCTTGCAATTAAAAAGCTCTTTATTACAGGTCTGGATTACAGGGAGGCTACAAAAGAAGAGGCAGAAAGGGAATATAAAAAGATGACCTCCTCAGAGGCATCGCATATCAGGGACCATTTTCTTGAAAATAAACTCATCAAAGCCAGCTCCAGCTATATTGACAGATTATCTGGAGGTTAAGATTATAGCCCCGGGCGGATTCGAACCGCCGTCGCAGGATCCAGAGTCCCACATGATTGACCTCTACACTACGGGGCTGTCTTCAGGCACTCTTTTAGGCATAAATTTTTATTAACATGGGTAAAAGTTGAAGAAGATGAAAGCTTATATTGAGATTCTCAGGCCCGTAAACTGTATAATGGCGGCCTTTGCCGTAGGCATTGGAATACAGATATCTGGAGCAACTCTGTATTTCAGTAGAATACTTCTCATAGTTCCCCTGGCTTTTATTGTAGCCTTCTTAATATGCGGCTTCGGGAATGTTATAAACGATTACTTTGACTATGAAATTGACAGAGTAAACAGGCCTTCACGCCCTATTCCCGGTGGAAAAATAAGCCTTGAAAATGCCCATATATATGCCATTGTGCTTATAATATCTGGCAATATTCTTGCAATACCTCTGGGAGAGGCAGCCATTGCTATGGCAGTATTCAACTCTATCATGCTCTACCTCTATGCCTGGAGGATTAAGAATAGGGGTGGTCTTCTCAAGAACATAACTGTAAGTTACCTTGTTGCTTCACCCTTCATATATGGTGGAATTGTTTCAGGAAAACCTGAGTCAACTCTGGTTCTGGCTGCCCTGGCAGGTCTGGCAAACATTAGCAGGGAGATTGTTAAGGATATTGAGGATATCAGAGGAGATTCAAAATATGCGAAAACTCTGCCATCGAAGATTGGAATAAGAAAATCTTCCTTCGTTGCAGCTATATTTTTAATCTCAGCCGTTGCAATAAGTCCTATCCCCTATATCACAGGGCTTCTTGGTATTTACTATATTCCCGCTGTGGTTTTAACGGACCTTATTTTTTTATCTGCAGTTTTTGAACTTCCGGGGTTCAGGGAGGGTTATGCAAAAAAAATTCAGAAGAAAATA
Coding sequences within it:
- a CDS encoding flagellin N-methylase, which translates into the protein MADNIKRAVRLKKIVYSCYCVHRGIVKELTFNFDSIDNGFKCRRCGICCFGDSRSIGIKLFYQEVSQIQEHLSSKSSDCMEEFAWDYATFAGMAEFIGNPEFFKDLSNQLQDFFFAVGRSFDSSNFFVEYYVLKTLQDSGRCIFFNPLANTCFIHEARPMTCRLYPYYATIDLGRGRIKFREYSEECLGLNKEDKSDALKLSGEAIALASTIRGHYSTLAEFLGGEESLAIKKLFITGLDYREATKEEAEREYKKMTSSEASHIRDHFLENKLIKASSSYIDRLSGG
- a CDS encoding prenyltransferase; translated protein: MKAYIEILRPVNCIMAAFAVGIGIQISGATLYFSRILLIVPLAFIVAFLICGFGNVINDYFDYEIDRVNRPSRPIPGGKISLENAHIYAIVLIISGNILAIPLGEAAIAMAVFNSIMLYLYAWRIKNRGGLLKNITVSYLVASPFIYGGIVSGKPESTLVLAALAGLANISREIVKDIEDIRGDSKYAKTLPSKIGIRKSSFVAAIFLISAVAISPIPYITGLLGIYYIPAVVLTDLIFLSAVFELPGFREGYAKKIQKKIKIGMLFGLVAFLLGSFH